From Streptomonospora salina, the proteins below share one genomic window:
- a CDS encoding DUF3263 domain-containing protein — translation MSDPGLFDQRPSAHPGASATSAASGDERELAEREQRILAFERQWWKLEGSKEQAIREEFGFSATRYYQLLNGLVDRPEALAFDPMTVKRLRRLRADRRRQRTARQLGIHL, via the coding sequence ATGTCAGATCCAGGGCTATTCGATCAGCGACCCTCCGCTCATCCCGGCGCATCGGCCACGTCCGCTGCGTCCGGCGACGAGCGCGAGCTGGCCGAGAGGGAACAGCGCATCCTGGCCTTCGAACGCCAATGGTGGAAGTTGGAAGGTTCCAAGGAGCAGGCCATCCGCGAGGAGTTCGGGTTCTCCGCCACGCGCTACTACCAGCTGCTCAACGGGCTGGTGGACCGCCCCGAAGCCCTCGCCTTCGACCCCATGACCGTCAAGCGGCTGCGCCGGCTGCGCGCCGACCGCCGCCGCCAGCGAACCGCCCGGCAATTGGGCATCCACCTGTAA
- a CDS encoding alpha,alpha-trehalose-phosphate synthase (UDP-forming): protein MDKAQILVASNRGPVSFSFGEGDALDYRRGGGGLVSGLSSVASSTDTMWVCAALSDADRAAAARSPEGRLDAAGFDLGGMRVRMLDIPPDTFTDAYTRVANSTLWFVHHMLYDTPNKPRFDAAFRSQWEGFRSYNAAFSEALLTGSADNARVAVQDYHLALVPRMLRQRRPDLRITHFSHTPWAPPEYFRMLPADIRRELLEGMLGADHLGFLSRRWADAFLRCCETFLRVEVDWTRRTVEFGGRVIRTGVHALGADAESLRERAAAADVEQWRARLRERVGDAELVVRVDRTELSKNIVRGLEAFRELLREHPEWRGRVTHLAFAYPSRGDVPEYRDYTEQVQRVAAEIDREFATADWSPLILEVQDDFARSLAAYRMADVLLVNPIRDGMNLVAKEGPVLSDDGCVLVLSSEAGAADELGEDAVLVNPYDVSETAQALRTALEMPADERRARCGRLVDSATALAPTPWFEAQLRALK from the coding sequence GTGGACAAGGCACAGATCCTCGTCGCTTCCAACAGGGGACCGGTGTCCTTCTCGTTCGGCGAAGGCGACGCGCTGGACTACCGGCGCGGCGGGGGCGGGCTGGTCTCAGGCCTGAGCTCGGTCGCGTCGTCGACCGACACGATGTGGGTGTGCGCCGCCCTGTCCGACGCCGACCGCGCCGCCGCCGCCCGCTCCCCCGAGGGACGGCTGGACGCTGCCGGTTTCGACCTCGGCGGCATGCGCGTGCGGATGCTCGACATACCGCCCGACACCTTCACCGACGCCTACACCCGGGTGGCCAACTCGACGCTGTGGTTCGTGCACCACATGCTCTACGACACCCCCAACAAGCCGCGCTTCGACGCCGCCTTCCGCTCCCAGTGGGAGGGTTTCCGCTCCTACAACGCCGCCTTCTCCGAAGCGCTGCTCACCGGATCGGCCGACAACGCGCGCGTGGCCGTGCAGGACTACCACCTGGCGCTGGTTCCCCGGATGCTCCGCCAGCGCCGCCCCGACCTGCGCATCACCCACTTCTCGCACACGCCGTGGGCGCCGCCGGAGTACTTCCGGATGCTCCCCGCGGACATCCGCCGGGAGCTGCTGGAAGGCATGCTCGGCGCCGACCACCTGGGCTTCCTGAGCCGCCGCTGGGCCGACGCGTTCCTGCGCTGCTGCGAGACGTTCCTGCGGGTGGAGGTCGACTGGACCCGGCGCACCGTGGAGTTCGGCGGCCGAGTGATCCGCACGGGCGTGCACGCGCTGGGCGCCGACGCCGAGAGCCTGCGTGAGCGGGCCGCGGCCGCCGACGTCGAGCAGTGGCGCGCGCGGCTGCGCGAGCGGGTGGGCGACGCCGAGCTCGTCGTGCGGGTCGACCGCACCGAGCTGTCCAAGAACATCGTGCGCGGCCTGGAAGCGTTCCGCGAACTGCTGCGCGAGCATCCCGAGTGGCGCGGACGCGTCACCCATTTGGCTTTCGCCTACCCCAGCCGCGGCGACGTCCCGGAGTACCGCGACTACACCGAGCAGGTGCAGCGGGTGGCCGCGGAGATCGACCGGGAGTTCGCCACGGCCGACTGGAGCCCGCTGATCCTGGAGGTGCAGGACGACTTCGCGCGTTCGCTGGCCGCCTACCGCATGGCCGACGTGCTGCTGGTCAATCCGATCCGCGACGGCATGAACCTCGTGGCCAAGGAAGGGCCGGTCCTGTCCGACGACGGGTGTGTCCTGGTGCTGTCCAGCGAGGCCGGCGCCGCCGACGAGCTGGGCGAGGACGCGGTCCTGGTCAACCCCTACGACGTCAGCGAGACCGCGCAGGCGCTGCGTACAGCCCTGGAGATGCCCGCCGACGAGCGCCGCGCACGCTGCGGGCGGCTGGTCGACAGCGCCACCGCGTTGGCGCCCACCCCCTGGTTCGAGGCGCAGCTGCGTGCGCTGAAGTAG
- a CDS encoding S8 family serine peptidase: MIRGNRAAARSATAAACAVALLAPQGAAAPAVADEHAGRELRPDQWGMEAVGAAEAAETDDGGGVTVALIGGGVDTSHPDVSEAAARGGDFTDDGGSGPDATATPLAGIIAGRGHGQEYTGGVVGVAPGADVLSVRVPTGTGRQAAAALADGIRHAADKGVQVLVLPAGSASAEPDASVQAAVGYARSNNAVVVAPAGEGGDAYPGAYDGVLAVGAVGEDLVPTADSPASGAALVAPGAGVPAPAPGGGYAPVDGAAAAAAFAAGAAALLRAAYPQLGTGEAVDALTASAQPGGGQDAGYGAGVLDIPAAVEEAGEAAEGRPLFDEDLAEQSGRGESLLPDWAVWTGGVLLAVLGSAAGVLLWRRTGANPYDFPSREPDRRSTGDRGGAGTRSGGARRAGSGTRNSGRRRR, from the coding sequence ATGATCCGCGGTAACCGGGCCGCTGCGCGCTCCGCCACAGCGGCCGCGTGCGCGGTCGCGCTGCTGGCACCGCAGGGCGCCGCCGCACCCGCGGTGGCCGACGAGCACGCCGGGCGGGAGCTGCGGCCCGACCAGTGGGGCATGGAGGCCGTGGGCGCCGCCGAAGCCGCCGAAACCGACGACGGCGGCGGTGTGACCGTGGCCCTGATCGGTGGTGGAGTGGACACCTCGCACCCCGATGTGTCCGAGGCCGCCGCCCGGGGCGGGGACTTCACCGACGACGGCGGTTCCGGTCCGGACGCGACCGCCACCCCGCTGGCCGGCATCATCGCCGGGCGCGGACACGGCCAGGAGTACACCGGCGGCGTCGTCGGGGTGGCGCCCGGCGCCGACGTCCTGTCGGTGCGCGTGCCGACGGGAACCGGCCGGCAGGCGGCCGCGGCGCTCGCCGACGGTATCCGCCACGCCGCCGACAAGGGCGTCCAGGTGCTGGTGCTTCCCGCGGGGTCCGCGAGCGCCGAGCCCGACGCGTCCGTGCAGGCCGCGGTCGGCTACGCCCGGAGCAACAACGCCGTGGTGGTCGCCCCCGCCGGCGAGGGCGGCGACGCCTACCCGGGCGCTTACGACGGTGTGCTGGCCGTCGGCGCCGTCGGCGAGGACCTCGTGCCGACGGCCGATTCGCCGGCGTCCGGGGCCGCGCTGGTCGCGCCGGGGGCCGGAGTACCCGCCCCGGCCCCCGGCGGGGGATACGCTCCGGTCGACGGAGCCGCGGCGGCGGCCGCGTTCGCCGCCGGCGCCGCCGCGCTGCTGCGCGCCGCCTACCCCCAGCTGGGCACCGGCGAGGCCGTCGACGCCCTGACCGCCTCGGCGCAGCCCGGGGGCGGGCAGGACGCCGGCTACGGCGCCGGGGTGCTCGACATCCCCGCCGCCGTGGAAGAGGCCGGCGAGGCCGCCGAAGGCAGACCGCTGTTCGACGAGGATCTCGCCGAGCAGTCCGGGCGAGGGGAGTCCCTGCTGCCGGACTGGGCGGTGTGGACCGGCGGGGTGCTGCTGGCCGTTCTGGGCTCCGCCGCCGGAGTGCTGCTGTGGCGCCGCACCGGCGCCAACCCCTACGACTTCCCTTCCCGCGAGCCCGACCGCCGTAGCACCGGTGATCGCGGCGGCGCCGGAACCCGCTCCGGGGGTGCGCGGCGCGCGGGATCCGGGACCCGGAACAGCGGCCGCCGCAGGCGCTGA
- a CDS encoding GrpB family protein codes for MSPTEFPDRSSDARPTDAPAPLPSRRGGGRAEPAPGALAPPPHFIDGRVVVVEADPKWPYLFQREADRIRETLGDTALAVEHVGSTAVPGMCAKPCVDVLLTVPDPAEESAYVPALEGAGYAVAHRDSEAAGRRLLRGPDVNTDVHVYGPHAAAAGLMLLFRDRLCADPADRERYQRVKLELAQRRWESVQEYTEAKSGTVAEILDRAGEPVAAPTE; via the coding sequence ATGTCCCCCACGGAGTTCCCTGATCGATCGTCCGACGCCCGCCCGACCGACGCGCCCGCTCCGCTGCCCTCGCGCCGGGGAGGCGGCCGCGCCGAGCCGGCCCCGGGCGCACTCGCCCCGCCGCCGCACTTCATCGACGGCAGGGTCGTGGTCGTCGAGGCCGACCCCAAATGGCCCTACCTGTTCCAGCGGGAGGCCGACCGCATCCGCGAAACCCTGGGCGACACCGCGCTCGCGGTGGAGCACGTGGGCTCCACGGCGGTTCCCGGGATGTGCGCCAAGCCCTGCGTCGACGTGCTGCTGACCGTGCCCGACCCGGCCGAGGAGAGCGCCTACGTACCCGCACTGGAGGGCGCGGGCTACGCGGTGGCCCATCGCGATTCCGAGGCCGCGGGCCGTCGCCTGCTGCGCGGCCCCGACGTCAACACCGACGTGCACGTCTACGGTCCGCACGCCGCCGCGGCCGGGCTGATGCTGCTGTTCCGCGACCGGCTGTGCGCCGACCCCGCCGACCGCGAGCGCTACCAGCGGGTGAAACTGGAGCTGGCGCAGCGCAGGTGGGAGAGCGTGCAGGAGTACACCGAGGCGAAGTCCGGCACGGTCGCAGAGATCCTCGACCGCGCCGGCGAGCCGGTGGCCGCCCCGACGGAGTGA